In Parasphingorhabdus halotolerans, a single window of DNA contains:
- a CDS encoding LysR family transcriptional regulator: MANRTSNTVFREPHMDQSSVHTDHGLDHKSYQMDWKDAEIVLALCKTGAIRAAARELRLSVNTLRTRLERLEANCGQILFRRTRTGVSHTAHGWKAIEVAKRTKEFGKLVVDDQEVLVRPNVISIGCTEGLGTHWLGPRIGELKDRMGDIAIDLNLSYDYNRKNRGDFDIVLSYSDEPDLDRICARIATVHVRLFASRQYLQKNGNPQNWNEVLDHTYIEQEAQGVHSEISGFILGPKNAEKIMSIRTNSSVVHFWSIISGLGFGALPTYSALLSRHLEMINIPIPIKFDLFASYQVSARGSASIKRAMDWLKEKFDPVKYPAFAEMFVDPALYPTMAEQEVVSMLGTPIEGLQRSSANRQ, from the coding sequence ATGGCTAATCGAACTTCCAATACAGTATTTCGTGAACCTCACATGGATCAAAGTTCCGTCCACACTGATCATGGGTTGGATCACAAAAGCTACCAGATGGATTGGAAAGATGCTGAAATCGTTTTGGCTCTCTGTAAAACCGGAGCGATCAGAGCCGCCGCTCGAGAATTACGTTTGTCTGTCAATACCTTACGTACCAGACTGGAGCGCCTTGAAGCCAATTGTGGTCAGATCTTATTTCGGCGAACAAGGACAGGGGTATCGCACACTGCTCACGGCTGGAAGGCCATCGAAGTCGCAAAACGGACAAAGGAGTTTGGAAAGTTGGTCGTTGACGATCAAGAAGTGTTGGTGCGCCCAAATGTAATTTCGATCGGTTGCACAGAGGGATTGGGAACGCATTGGCTCGGTCCGCGCATTGGCGAATTGAAGGATCGAATGGGCGATATCGCAATCGATCTCAATCTTAGCTACGATTATAACAGGAAAAATAGAGGGGATTTCGACATTGTCCTCAGCTATTCAGATGAGCCTGATCTCGACAGGATTTGCGCGCGCATCGCCACTGTCCACGTCAGGTTGTTTGCATCTCGTCAATATCTCCAAAAAAATGGAAATCCGCAAAATTGGAATGAAGTTCTTGATCACACGTATATTGAGCAAGAGGCGCAAGGCGTTCACAGTGAAATCTCCGGTTTCATCCTGGGGCCGAAAAATGCTGAAAAGATTATGTCTATTAGAACAAACTCCAGTGTTGTGCATTTCTGGTCTATTATTTCTGGACTCGGCTTCGGAGCCCTGCCCACTTATAGCGCCTTGCTATCGCGCCATCTGGAAATGATCAATATTCCAATCCCCATCAAGTTTGATCTATTTGCCAGCTATCAAGTAAGTGCCCGTGGGTCAGCAAGTATCAAAAGGGCAATGGATTGGTTGAAAGAAAAGTTCGACCCGGTTAAATATCCAGCCTTTGCTGAGATGTTTGTCGATCCTGCCCTTTACCCAACAATGGCGGAACAAGAAGTTGTCAGCATGCTGGGCACTCCGATTGAAGGATTGCAAAGGTCCAGCGCCAATCGGCAATGA
- a CDS encoding amidohydrolase produces MMSKFSLRALAISCASLSAIAASPAHADSLIENVNGMTLTKSGEVIRFTGMVIDDDGKVKELLDRKDKRPKQVDYQFDGKGKNLIPGFVDAHGHVMGMGFAALTLDLSDTKSLAEAQQKLADYAKRYPERQWIIGRGWNQEVWGLGRFPNAAELDAIIPDRPVYLSRVDGHAAWVNSAAMKVANITAATKAPAGGSIEKIDGKPSGIFVDNAESLFSAAIPAPRAVERDLALQKAQEILLANGVTAIADMGTTMEDWQSFRRAGDKGQLKVRIISYAAEIDNMVAIGGPGPSPWLYDDRLKLAGVKLYMDGALGSRGALLKKPYADKPGETGLALLSSAQLKNKMSRAAMDGFQVATHAIGDSANDEVLSAIEEMQGTFKGDRRWRIEHAQIIDPADLPRFVASGAIASMQPVHQTSDRVMAEARLGPSRLIGAYAWKSILESGAHLAFGTDVPVESSNPFPGIAAAMTREDATGAPFGGWYPEERLSREEAFKAYTIGAAYAAFAEDRLGSLQPGKRADFLILDEDFMLASPSTIRTMTVSQTWVGGAPVFVRSR; encoded by the coding sequence ATGATGAGTAAGTTCAGTTTGCGGGCGTTAGCGATTAGCTGCGCTTCTCTATCGGCAATTGCGGCAAGTCCGGCACATGCAGACAGCCTGATTGAAAATGTCAACGGCATGACTCTAACGAAATCGGGTGAAGTTATCCGTTTCACCGGCATGGTCATTGATGATGATGGCAAGGTGAAGGAGTTGCTTGATCGAAAGGACAAACGCCCCAAGCAGGTTGATTATCAGTTTGACGGTAAAGGCAAAAACCTGATTCCCGGATTTGTCGATGCGCATGGCCATGTGATGGGCATGGGTTTTGCCGCTTTGACGCTGGACTTATCCGACACCAAGTCGCTCGCCGAGGCACAGCAGAAACTGGCGGATTATGCCAAGCGCTATCCCGAGCGGCAGTGGATAATCGGGCGCGGTTGGAATCAGGAAGTCTGGGGTTTGGGGCGGTTCCCTAATGCTGCAGAGCTGGATGCGATCATCCCGGATAGGCCCGTGTACCTTTCCCGAGTGGATGGTCACGCAGCGTGGGTGAACAGTGCGGCAATGAAAGTTGCGAATATCACAGCAGCGACGAAGGCTCCTGCTGGGGGTTCGATTGAAAAAATTGACGGCAAACCAAGCGGCATTTTCGTCGATAATGCCGAATCTCTGTTTAGTGCCGCGATCCCCGCGCCGCGGGCCGTGGAGCGGGATCTCGCGCTGCAGAAAGCGCAGGAGATTTTGCTTGCGAACGGAGTGACGGCTATTGCCGATATGGGCACGACGATGGAAGATTGGCAGAGCTTCCGGCGCGCCGGCGACAAAGGCCAGCTCAAAGTCCGGATTATTTCTTACGCTGCCGAGATCGACAATATGGTTGCCATAGGTGGCCCGGGGCCATCCCCTTGGCTCTATGACGACCGCCTCAAATTGGCCGGGGTTAAACTCTATATGGATGGTGCGTTGGGTTCGCGCGGGGCGTTATTGAAAAAGCCTTATGCTGATAAGCCCGGCGAGACAGGTCTGGCTTTGCTAAGCTCTGCGCAACTCAAGAATAAAATGAGCCGGGCGGCGATGGATGGTTTCCAAGTCGCCACCCATGCTATTGGTGATAGTGCCAATGACGAAGTGCTGTCGGCGATTGAGGAAATGCAGGGAACCTTCAAGGGCGACCGGCGCTGGCGAATTGAGCATGCGCAGATTATTGATCCTGCGGATCTGCCGCGCTTCGTTGCCAGTGGAGCGATCGCTTCGATGCAGCCGGTACACCAGACTTCCGACAGAGTGATGGCCGAGGCACGACTGGGTCCGAGCCGTTTGATTGGTGCCTATGCGTGGAAGTCGATCCTCGAATCGGGCGCACATTTGGCCTTTGGAACCGATGTACCAGTGGAGTCATCCAATCCATTTCCTGGAATAGCGGCTGCAATGACACGCGAAGATGCCACCGGCGCGCCGTTCGGCGGATGGTATCCCGAGGAAAGATTATCGCGTGAGGAAGCGTTTAAAGCTTATACTATTGGTGCGGCATATGCTGCTTTTGCCGAAGACCGATTGGGTAGTCTGCAACCCGGCAAGCGCGCAGATTTCCTGATTTTGGATGAGGATTTCATGCTTGCTTCTCCATCCACAATCCGAACGATGACGGTGAGCCAGACTTGGGTTGGGGGAGCACCCGTTTTTGTACGCAGCCGCTAA
- a CDS encoding arginyltransferase: protein MTAPVRFPRFFVTNPSPCPYLPGKSERKVFTELNGPHTDELNDALGRIGFRRSQNVAYRPSCLDCKACISVRVISDEFKPNTTQRKLIKRNQDLVVQACEPWATEEQFALLQKYLSKRHPGGGMTEMDEMDYSDMVEQSPVKSFVVEYREPTEDGSKGALVGACLTDQQGDGLSMIYSFFDADHPDRVGLGNYIIMDHIMRARKAGLPYVYLGYWVEGSPRMNYKVRFRPLERLGPDGWLRFTPEK from the coding sequence GTGACTGCTCCTGTTCGCTTCCCGCGATTTTTTGTGACCAATCCCAGTCCATGCCCGTACTTGCCCGGTAAAAGCGAGCGCAAGGTATTTACCGAACTCAATGGTCCACATACCGACGAGCTTAATGATGCCCTCGGCCGGATCGGTTTTAGACGTAGCCAGAATGTCGCCTATCGCCCCAGCTGTCTGGACTGCAAAGCTTGTATTTCAGTGCGGGTGATTTCGGATGAATTCAAGCCGAATACTACCCAGCGGAAACTCATCAAGCGTAATCAGGATCTGGTGGTGCAGGCATGTGAGCCTTGGGCGACGGAAGAGCAATTTGCCTTGCTTCAGAAATATCTTTCCAAGCGTCATCCCGGCGGCGGTATGACCGAGATGGATGAGATGGATTATTCCGACATGGTTGAGCAATCGCCAGTCAAAAGCTTCGTCGTCGAATATCGCGAACCGACTGAAGATGGCAGTAAAGGCGCTTTAGTCGGCGCATGTCTGACCGATCAGCAGGGCGATGGACTATCAATGATATACAGCTTCTTTGATGCTGACCATCCAGATCGGGTTGGTTTGGGAAATTATATAATCATGGATCATATCATGCGTGCCCGTAAAGCCGGGCTGCCTTATGTTTACCTCGGCTATTGGGTAGAGGGCTCGCCGAGGATGAACTACAAAGTTCGTTTTCGCCCGTTGGAGCGATTGGGACCAGACGGCTGGCTCCGGTTCACGCCTGAAAAATAG
- a CDS encoding GNAT family N-acetyltransferase, with product MHYSNKNHENIRHFSSLDLLERTREISERSEGKAWLRISGIREIEDYIDKISAKMVIAEKDTVKAVWQHNPNTVQFAVDENGSKFGLFAYLPLTEVGALAIVSGEFDGLRPDLNFICSPGQSPVAIYCWLVWSPKRLSSMFAAMASDWNTICPPGCSFFTCGHSRATEKLWKACGLESAKKFYPSAPDNLLIALPSKNDQPKRPLLEVRPVLDFNDFTKVIAVRSATYLAEQFCTFDEEFDGNDLCASQFLGTSDGDAAGTVRVRYFGDFCKVERLAVRKEYRKSKLAYKLVRAALDHARKKGVTKAYGHSRFDLVRFWRVFGFREIPGRPKFSFANVDYVEMEATLEPMLDRVRIGGDPMRTVRPEGKWEEIGPLELSNLKVEDHKLALIQENTRFVRAGRNR from the coding sequence ATGCATTATTCCAACAAAAACCATGAAAACATTCGCCATTTCTCCTCACTGGACCTTCTCGAACGAACGCGAGAGATATCAGAACGCAGTGAAGGTAAGGCCTGGTTACGTATTTCTGGCATCCGCGAGATTGAAGACTATATCGACAAAATCTCGGCAAAAATGGTCATTGCGGAAAAAGACACCGTCAAAGCTGTCTGGCAACATAATCCAAACACGGTGCAATTTGCTGTCGATGAAAATGGTTCAAAATTTGGACTTTTCGCCTATTTGCCACTCACAGAAGTCGGTGCTCTGGCTATCGTAAGTGGAGAGTTTGATGGATTAAGGCCGGATTTGAATTTCATTTGCTCACCCGGACAATCGCCGGTGGCAATATATTGTTGGCTGGTTTGGAGCCCAAAAAGACTGAGTTCTATGTTTGCTGCAATGGCTAGCGATTGGAACACCATTTGTCCGCCAGGATGCTCGTTTTTCACGTGTGGTCATTCGCGAGCCACGGAAAAATTGTGGAAAGCCTGCGGTTTAGAGTCAGCAAAAAAGTTCTATCCGAGTGCACCTGATAATTTGTTAATTGCTCTTCCATCAAAAAATGATCAACCTAAACGTCCTTTGCTCGAAGTGCGGCCTGTGCTTGACTTCAATGATTTCACAAAGGTCATCGCTGTTCGCTCAGCGACATATCTGGCGGAGCAGTTTTGTACCTTTGACGAGGAATTTGATGGCAATGACCTTTGTGCCTCGCAGTTTCTGGGAACTTCCGACGGCGATGCAGCAGGAACCGTCCGAGTACGATATTTCGGCGATTTCTGCAAAGTGGAAAGATTAGCCGTCCGCAAAGAATATCGAAAAAGCAAATTAGCTTATAAACTGGTTCGCGCAGCCCTTGATCACGCCCGCAAAAAAGGTGTTACTAAAGCGTATGGTCATTCAAGGTTTGACCTAGTTCGATTTTGGCGCGTATTTGGATTTCGGGAAATACCGGGCCGTCCGAAATTCAGCTTTGCAAATGTTGACTATGTCGAAATGGAGGCAACCCTTGAACCAATGTTGGACCGTGTTCGCATCGGTGGGGATCCAATGCGAACAGTCCGCCCAGAAGGTAAGTGGGAGGAGATCGGCCCTCTGGAATTGTCAAACCTAAAAGTTGAAGACCATAAATTGGCGTTGATACAGGAGAATACGAGATTTGTCCGAGCGGGAAGAAATCGTTGA
- a CDS encoding IS5 family transposase (programmed frameshift) translates to MSDFFWFSDEQWARIEPLLPTKTRGILRVDDRRVLSGIVHALQSGGRWSDCPPVYGPKKTLYNRFVRWAERGIWEDIFSALAGAEGVPDRLFIDSSCIKVHRTAGGAKGGLLANGIGQTRGGRNTKLHAICDIKGRPCVLLLTPGNVHDMKVAKQCIAAMPPSAELVGDKGYDSNDLRDWLASRGTTAVIPPKRHRKVKLDCDPAIYKQRNVVERMFCRFKDWRRVATRFDRNIKTFMATIAIAATVIWWL, encoded by the exons ATGTCTGATTTCTTTTGGTTTTCGGATGAGCAGTGGGCGCGGATTGAGCCGCTTTTGCCGACGAAGACGCGCGGCATACTGCGTGTCGATGACCGGCGCGTGCTTTCGGGGATTGTCCACGCGTTACAAAGCGGCGGGCGCTGGAGTGATTGTCCGCCGGTTTATGGGCCGAAGAAGACACTCTATAACCGCTTCGTACGCTGGGCCGAGCGCGGGATATGGGAAGATATCTTCAGTGCTCTGGCTGGAGCCGAGGGCGTACCAGACAGGCTGTTCATCGACAGCAGTTGCATCAAGGTCCACCGGACTGCCGGAGGCGCAAAAGGGGGCCT CTTGGCCAATGGTATCGGCCAGACACGGGGCGGCCGGAACACCAAGCTCCACGCCATCTGCGATATAAAAGGAAGACCCTGTGTCCTCCTGCTAACGCCCGGGAACGTGCACGATATGAAGGTCGCCAAGCAGTGTATCGCGGCAATGCCACCGTCTGCTGAACTGGTTGGCGACAAAGGATATGACAGCAATGATCTGCGCGACTGGCTCGCCTCTCGTGGTACCACCGCCGTTATCCCGCCCAAGCGGCATCGCAAGGTCAAACTTGACTGCGATCCCGCCATCTACAAACAGCGCAATGTCGTCGAGCGCATGTTCTGCCGCTTCAAGGACTGGCGTCGTGTCGCAACACGCTTCGACCGCAATATCAAAACCTTTATGGCAACCATCGCCATAGCTGCTACCGTAATCTGGTGGCTATAA
- a CDS encoding NAD(P)-dependent oxidoreductase: protein MAKITFIGIGVMGGPMAAHLAKAGHDLTVYNRTKAKAEKWVQANGGKAASSPAEAAKDSQIVITCVGNDDDLSAVTMSRDGAFSTMASGKLFIDHTTVSARISRQLSVEAEGRGIHVVDAPVSGGQAGAENGALSIMCGGSKEAFAAAELIMTVYASRIVHVGRTGAGQTTKMCNQIAIAGVLEGLSEALRFAQASKLDLDKVYEAISGGAAQSWQMDNRWSTMAKDEFDFGFAVDWMRKDLGLALEEARTNGSTLPVAALVDQFYAEVQQAGGGRKDTSSLVSRIAKARG, encoded by the coding sequence ATGGCAAAAATAACATTTATCGGAATTGGTGTGATGGGCGGGCCAATGGCAGCGCATCTCGCCAAGGCAGGGCACGATCTCACTGTTTACAACCGGACCAAGGCGAAGGCAGAAAAATGGGTTCAAGCCAATGGTGGAAAGGCAGCCAGCAGTCCGGCGGAGGCCGCAAAAGATTCTCAGATTGTAATTACTTGCGTTGGCAACGACGATGATCTGAGCGCCGTGACCATGAGTCGCGATGGTGCGTTCAGCACAATGGCGAGCGGCAAATTATTTATTGACCATACCACCGTTTCGGCGCGAATTTCCCGGCAATTGTCGGTGGAAGCGGAAGGGCGCGGCATCCATGTTGTCGATGCGCCGGTATCGGGCGGACAGGCTGGCGCGGAAAACGGCGCGCTATCGATCATGTGTGGCGGCAGCAAAGAAGCGTTCGCCGCAGCCGAGTTGATCATGACGGTCTACGCATCGCGCATTGTTCATGTCGGGCGGACCGGGGCAGGGCAGACCACCAAGATGTGCAACCAGATCGCAATAGCCGGTGTGCTTGAGGGGCTGTCAGAAGCCTTGCGGTTTGCCCAGGCGAGTAAGCTCGATCTCGATAAAGTATATGAAGCAATTTCAGGTGGCGCGGCTCAAAGCTGGCAGATGGATAATCGTTGGAGCACGATGGCAAAGGATGAATTTGATTTTGGCTTTGCGGTAGACTGGATGCGCAAGGATCTGGGACTGGCGCTTGAAGAGGCGCGCACCAATGGTTCCACTTTACCGGTCGCCGCGCTTGTCGATCAATTTTATGCCGAGGTGCAGCAAGCTGGAGGTGGACGCAAAGATACCAGCTCCCTGGTATCGCGGATCGCCAAGGCAAGAGGATGA
- a CDS encoding GAF domain-containing protein yields METIAIATSPASSEFYDDLVSAAKALVDGETDAIANMANISALIWQYVPDLNWAGFYRVIAGELVLGPFQGKTACIRIAIGKGVCGTAAASGATQRIADVHAFPGHIACDADSRSELVIPFTKGGEVIGVLDLDSPNPDRFSQADQDGLERLMLAISGQLG; encoded by the coding sequence ATGGAAACCATTGCAATCGCAACCAGCCCTGCATCCAGTGAATTTTACGACGATCTTGTCTCCGCCGCCAAAGCTTTAGTGGATGGCGAAACTGATGCTATCGCCAATATGGCCAATATCTCCGCGCTGATCTGGCAATATGTACCAGACCTCAATTGGGCGGGATTTTATCGGGTGATCGCCGGCGAACTGGTGCTTGGTCCGTTCCAAGGAAAAACCGCCTGCATCCGTATCGCGATCGGCAAAGGGGTTTGCGGGACGGCTGCGGCGAGCGGCGCAACGCAGCGGATTGCCGACGTCCACGCGTTTCCCGGCCATATCGCCTGCGATGCGGATAGCCGGTCGGAGCTGGTCATTCCTTTTACCAAAGGCGGAGAAGTAATAGGCGTTCTTGATCTTGACAGCCCGAACCCGGATCGATTTTCGCAAGCGGATCAGGACGGGCTGGAGCGGTTGATGTTGGCAATTTCAGGCCAGCTCGGTTAA
- a CDS encoding RcnB family protein: protein MKTLLFAGLAGFLAAAPGAANAAGDSALPLSGAEALVDLSFASPAALASASQGAKTPMPKMGGQRMRGQGMNGMHMGGHQMKRMGQMNQMRGHKMSGQQMKYGGGNRGGSYVRQGRMGYGNGYKRPHRGFQLPQTFVQPSYFIGNFGYYGLSQPSVGYGWSRYYDDAVLTDRRGIVYDTRRDIDWDRYNQGYNDGYQAGQATYDQNVFYGDDRVLASPSGYHSGASYQGDWNGAYREDGSYQGDWQGTYRSADGRTYEGEYSGTFIGEGNMTPHWGNSAQRPSGCDIDPGFSPEACGFRTEPPRYQTYPDIDRGDPDELAYLERCKTSSGIGGAVVGGAIGALAGNRIAGRGNRLGGSLIGGGLGAVAGAAIDQGTDRCRKLLKKYGYDRGHQGNNHHSGQVQHHTRPHYPQGYPQQRYPSGWQGGYYYPAYYYQQQAPTITTITVQAQPVTTTTTTTYIEEEVIYEKAHRAPSKKLYKPAAKRVWKPRPAPQPILKGCQQAHC, encoded by the coding sequence ATGAAGACCCTTTTATTTGCTGGCCTTGCAGGCTTTTTGGCTGCGGCACCCGGCGCAGCAAATGCGGCTGGCGACTCGGCCTTACCACTCTCTGGAGCCGAGGCTCTCGTGGACCTGAGCTTCGCATCACCTGCGGCGCTCGCCTCTGCTAGCCAGGGCGCTAAGACGCCTATGCCCAAAATGGGTGGGCAGAGAATGCGCGGCCAGGGAATGAACGGAATGCATATGGGCGGTCACCAAATGAAGCGCATGGGCCAGATGAATCAGATGCGCGGACATAAAATGAGCGGCCAGCAGATGAAATATGGTGGTGGCAACCGCGGCGGATCATATGTCCGTCAAGGGCGGATGGGCTATGGCAATGGATACAAGCGCCCGCATCGCGGCTTCCAGCTTCCACAGACATTTGTGCAGCCGAGCTATTTCATCGGCAATTTCGGTTATTATGGCCTTAGTCAGCCTTCGGTGGGCTATGGCTGGTCCCGCTATTATGATGATGCGGTTTTGACCGACCGTCGCGGTATTGTTTATGACACGCGCCGCGATATCGACTGGGATAGATATAACCAGGGCTATAACGACGGCTATCAAGCCGGTCAGGCAACCTACGATCAAAACGTGTTTTACGGCGATGATCGCGTTTTAGCATCGCCAAGCGGATACCATAGCGGTGCCTCTTACCAAGGCGACTGGAATGGTGCCTATCGTGAAGATGGCAGCTATCAAGGCGACTGGCAGGGAACCTATCGTAGTGCTGACGGTCGCACCTATGAGGGCGAATATTCCGGAACCTTTATCGGTGAAGGCAATATGACGCCACATTGGGGCAATAGCGCGCAAAGGCCATCGGGCTGCGATATCGACCCCGGATTTAGCCCGGAAGCATGCGGATTTCGGACCGAACCTCCTCGGTACCAAACCTATCCGGATATCGATCGCGGAGACCCTGACGAACTTGCATATCTGGAACGTTGCAAGACGAGTAGCGGCATTGGCGGCGCGGTTGTTGGCGGAGCCATTGGCGCGCTGGCCGGTAACCGGATTGCAGGTCGCGGAAATCGCCTCGGCGGATCGCTTATCGGTGGAGGTCTCGGTGCGGTCGCAGGTGCGGCAATTGATCAAGGGACGGACCGCTGCCGGAAGTTGCTGAAGAAATATGGCTATGATCGCGGCCATCAGGGCAATAACCACCACAGTGGGCAGGTCCAGCATCATACTCGCCCGCACTACCCGCAGGGTTATCCGCAGCAACGTTACCCAAGCGGTTGGCAGGGTGGATATTATTATCCGGCTTATTACTACCAGCAACAGGCTCCAACGATAACAACAATTACCGTTCAGGCCCAGCCTGTCACAACCACGACCACGACGACCTATATCGAGGAAGAAGTGATCTACGAAAAGGCTCATCGGGCCCCATCCAAGAAACTGTATAAACCAGCAGCCAAAAGGGTCTGGAAACCACGCCCAGCGCCGCAGCCCATTTTGAAAGGTTGCCAGCAAGCTCATTGCTAG
- a CDS encoding IS5 family transposase (programmed frameshift) translates to MSDFFWFSDEQWARIEPLLPTKTRGILRVDDRRVLSGIVHALQSGGRWSDCPPVYGPKKTLYNRFVRWAERGIWEDIFSALAGAEGVPDRLFIDSSCIKVHRTAGGAKGGLLANGIGQTRGGRNTKLHAICDIKGRPCVLLLTPGNVHDMKVAKQCIAAMPPSAELVGDKGYDSNDLRDWLASRGTTAVIPPKRHRKVKLDCDPAIYKQRNVVERMFCRFKDWRRVATRFDRNIKTFMATIAIAATVIWWL, encoded by the exons ATGTCTGATTTCTTTTGGTTTTCGGATGAGCAGTGGGCGCGGATTGAGCCGCTTTTGCCGACGAAGACGCGCGGCATACTGCGTGTCGATGACCGGCGCGTGCTTTCGGGGATTGTCCACGCGTTACAAAGCGGCGGGCGCTGGAGTGATTGTCCGCCGGTTTATGGGCCGAAGAAGACACTCTATAACCGCTTCGTACGCTGGGCCGAGCGCGGGATATGGGAAGATATCTTCAGTGCTCTGGCTGGAGCCGAGGGCGTACCAGACAGGCTGTTCATCGACAGCAGTTGCATCAAGGTCCACCGGACTGCCGGAGGCGCAAAAGGGGGCCT CTTGGCCAATGGTATCGGTCAGACACGGGGCGGCCGGAACACCAAGCTCCACGCCATCTGCGATATAAAAGGAAGACCCTGTGTCCTCCTGCTAACGCCCGGGAACGTGCACGATATGAAGGTCGCCAAGCAGTGTATCGCGGCAATGCCACCGTCTGCTGAACTGGTTGGCGACAAAGGATATGACAGCAATGATCTGCGCGACTGGCTCGCCTCTCGTGGTACCACCGCCGTTATCCCGCCCAAGCGGCATCGCAAGGTCAAACTTGACTGCGATCCCGCCATCTACAAACAGCGCAATGTCGTCGAGCGCATGTTCTGCCGCTTCAAGGACTGGCGTCGTGTCGCAACACGCTTCGACCGCAATATCAAAACCTTTATGGCAACCATCGCCATAGCTGCTACCGTAATCTGGTGGCTATAA
- a CDS encoding threonine ammonia-lyase: protein MTDQNSTALKSTTIPSFDYEDVKAAHARIRDRIVQTPTLKSITLSEMAGAEVFLKFENLQFTAAYKERGALNALLLMDESKRQAGVIAASAGNHAQGLAYNAKNLGIPATIVMPSTTPMVKVEQTRGHGAEIVIFGGNYDESYAHALELAEQRGLTYIHAFDDPHVAAGQGTVAIEMLEQVPDLNRLIIPIGGGGLCSGMATAAHAINPDIKITGVQAALYPSMYGKLKGEEVTAGGDTLAEGIAVRNPSEFTAAIIKEHVDEILLVGEAQLEEAVSLLLQIEKTVVEGAGAAGLAALLANKEKFAGEKVGLILCGGNIDTRLLANVLLRDLARSGRLARLRLHLRDQPGALYNVVREFAEHEVNIIEVYHQRVFTNLPAKGLITDIECEAKDREQLEGLIVALNKSGYDVRQVELAD from the coding sequence ATGACAGACCAAAACAGCACCGCCCTAAAGAGCACCACTATACCGAGCTTCGACTATGAAGACGTCAAGGCCGCGCATGCCCGCATCCGTGACCGCATTGTACAAACACCGACGCTCAAAAGCATTACCTTGTCTGAAATGGCAGGCGCGGAGGTTTTCCTGAAATTCGAGAACCTGCAGTTCACGGCGGCCTATAAAGAACGCGGGGCGCTTAACGCTTTATTGTTAATGGATGAAAGCAAACGCCAGGCCGGTGTGATCGCCGCTTCCGCTGGTAACCATGCGCAAGGACTTGCCTATAACGCAAAGAACCTTGGTATTCCCGCAACCATCGTCATGCCAAGCACCACACCGATGGTGAAGGTGGAGCAAACACGCGGACACGGCGCGGAAATCGTGATTTTTGGCGGCAATTATGATGAATCCTATGCGCACGCTCTGGAACTCGCCGAGCAGCGCGGTTTGACTTATATCCATGCCTTTGATGATCCCCATGTTGCCGCTGGCCAAGGCACGGTCGCAATTGAGATGCTGGAACAAGTTCCCGACCTCAACCGCCTGATCATTCCAATTGGTGGTGGTGGCCTGTGTTCCGGCATGGCAACGGCGGCCCATGCGATTAATCCTGATATTAAAATAACCGGCGTACAGGCGGCGCTTTATCCCAGCATGTATGGCAAGCTCAAAGGCGAAGAAGTGACCGCAGGCGGCGATACTCTGGCCGAAGGCATTGCGGTGCGCAATCCGTCAGAGTTTACCGCAGCGATCATCAAAGAACATGTCGATGAAATATTGCTTGTTGGCGAGGCGCAGCTGGAAGAAGCGGTTAGCTTGCTGCTCCAGATCGAGAAAACGGTCGTCGAAGGTGCAGGCGCCGCTGGATTGGCTGCATTGCTCGCTAACAAAGAGAAATTCGCCGGAGAAAAAGTCGGCCTGATCCTGTGCGGTGGCAACATCGATACGCGCCTTTTAGCAAATGTGCTGTTACGCGACCTCGCCCGCTCAGGCCGTCTCGCACGGCTGAGATTGCACCTGCGCGATCAGCCGGGTGCGCTTTACAATGTTGTGCGCGAATTTGCTGAGCATGAAGTGAATATCATTGAGGTCTATCACCAGCGGGTATTCACCAATCTTCCTGCCAAAGGCTTGATCACCGATATTGAATGCGAAGCGAAAGACCGCGAGCAACTGGAGGGCCTGATCGTAGCGCTGAACAAATCGGGCTATGATGTGCGGCAAGTGGAACTGGCAGACTAG